In one window of Maniola hyperantus chromosome 18, iAphHyp1.2, whole genome shotgun sequence DNA:
- the LOC138403580 gene encoding axoneme-associated protein mst101(2)-like — protein sequence MEKASYEYSTREGPASGESLGVSDSRSIGPIVYGGANRRSMGVGSRMEGKEVGNVLGEIGEEEKRREENEKEEVVMEIGEICGVIGITEPSEVALSLPGSDMIAECRSRSGSESSAIVSGPGRFWQVQGAKRPRLGGDASASTDDEMLETAKPRSRGRPPASSKSAVSAKAKAELARKRRQEVSEKAEEELLRASVVNQFRKEQGLSDSSAAGSVESRPAAGEKTVAGVQQQVLDDLAAITTVATKSGNLKGTFVRVLKDAVASIKEAVEVLSSRSISEETQKLQADNMRLQVEMASLRKEMAEIKKDMESARKQGSVPSPLDMTEELPPVSQPSQKKKKGQRTGTNSDASPMEEICRSVMVQVGEMLNARLASFEDRLLPEKLLRPPLAADRKKEADPAQKQAGPSRTAKETRPAEKTLYEEETHHAPTSDSSFQPAPNEGAWQRVGGRKKGKKKKKKKTKRGKTGVHGDGPPLQPQGQSQPQSQSQQWQQPLNKSRKLRPPRSAAVIITLQPGAEEKGASYSKVIQKAKESISLSDFGVAAVRFKVAATGGRILELPGASQGEKADALAHKIREVIGEEFVRVSRPTKCADIRVSGLDDSVTSSDVVTAVARTGGCSADQIRAGEVVRNFSGLGTVWLRCPVMAAKKVVEGGKLLVGWVSARVNLLDERPQRCYRCLERGHLRAQCIAGTDRSDTCYRCGQVGHKAKDCSAAPHCSVCAAAGRPADHRGGSGACNQPRKPRKKSGKDVDGPRVPSQSASPSMNNRAEEVQMTVG from the coding sequence atggaaaaagCGTCGTACGAATATTCTACCCGGGAGGGTCCCGCTAGCGGGGAATCCCTTGGTGTTTCGGACAGCCGGAGCATCGGCCCCATCGTATACGGGGGGGCCAACCGACGTTCAATGGGGGTAGGTTCACGAATGGAGGGTAAAGAAGTTGGAAATGTGCTGGGGGAAATAGGGGAAGaggagaagagaagagaagaaaaTGAGAAGGAGGAGGTGGTGATGGAGATAGGAGAGATATGCGGTGTGATAGGGATCACAGAACCGAGCGAGGTGGCGTTGTCGTTGCCGGGATCGGACATGATCGCGGAGTGCAGATCCAGGTCGGGTTCTGAATCCTCTGCGATCGTGTCGGGTCCGGGCCGCTTCTGGCAAGTGCAAGGCGCAAAGAGGCCACGTCTTGGAGGGGATGCTTCGGCGTCGACTGATGATGAAATGTTGGAGACAGCGAAACCCAGAAGTAGGGGCCGTCCCCCTGCTAGTAGTAAATCTGCGGTATCGGCCAAGGCCAAGGCTGAGCTGGCCCGGAAGAGGCGCCAGGAAGTCTCTGAAAAGGCGGAGGAGGAACTGCTAAGAGCCTCCGTCGTCAATCAGTTCAGGAAAGAGCAGGGACTTTCCGATTCTTCGGCAGCGGGATCGGTGGAGTCTCGGCCAGCAGCAGGAGAAAAAACTGTGGCTGGTGTCCAACAACAAGTACTGGACGACCTGGCGGCAATAACAACGGTCGCCACAAAGTCCGGCAATCTTAAGGGGACATTTGTGCGGGTCCTGAAGGACGCTGTGGCCTCCATTAAAGAGGCTGTGGAAGTCCTCAGCTCACGCTCAATCTCAGAGGAGACACAGAAACTGCAGGCTGACAACATGCGCCTGCAGGTGGAAATGGCCAGCCTCCGTAAGGAGATGGCCGAGATAAAAAAGGACATGGAGAGTGCGCGAAAGCAGGGTTCCGTGCCCTCTCCCTTGGATATGACTGAGGAGCTGCCCCCTGTGTCGCAGCCTTctcaaaaaaagaagaaaggtCAACGCACTGGAACCAACTCGGATGCGTCCCCAATGGAGGAGATTTGTCGCTCGGTGATGGTTCAGGTTGGAGAAATGCTTAATGCCCGCCTGGCCTCCTTCGAGGACAGGCTCCTCCCGGAGAAGCTACTTCGCCCCCCATTGGCGGCAGATAGAAAAAAGGAGGCAGATCCCGCACAGAAGCAAGCAGGCCCCAGCAGGACTGCAAAGGAGACGCGCCCCGCAGAGAAGACACTCTATGAAGAGGAGACGCACCATGCGCCAACTTCTGATTCATCCTTCCAACCCGCTCCCAACGAAGGTGCTTGGCAGAGGGTTGGAGGGAGGAAGAagggaaagaagaagaagaaaaagaaaacgaAGAGGGGGAAAACTGGCGTGCATGGGGATGGCCCGCCCTTGCAGCCACAAGGTCAGTCGCAGCCACAGTCTCAGTCGCAGCAATGGCAGCAACCCTTAAACAAGAGTCGGAAGCTTCGCCCGCCTCGTTCTGCGGCAGTAATAATAACGCTGCAGCCGGGAGCTGAGGAGAAAGGAGCTTCCTATAGCAAAGTGATACAAAAGGCTAAGGAAAGTATCTCCCTGTCAGACTTTGGCGTTGCCGCGGTGCGGTTTAAAGTGGCTGCGACTGGAGGGCGGATTTTGGAGCTCCCAGGGGCTTCTCAGGGAGAGAAGGCGGACGCTCTTGCTCATAAGATTAGAGAAGTAATAGGTGAAGAATTTGTGCGAGTCTCTAGGCCCACCAAATGCGCCGATATACGTGTTTCGGGCCTGGATGACTCTGTCACCAGTAGTGACGTGGTGACCGCAGTGGCACGTACAGGGGGCTGTTCTGCTGACCAGATACGTGCCGGGGAGGTCGTCCGCAATTTTTCGGGCCTTGGTACGGTATGGCTGCGTTGCCCAGTCATGGCTGCAAAAAAGGTGGTGGAAGGAGGCAAACTTTTAGTGGGCTGGGTTTCGGCCCGCGTTAATCTGCTTGACGAGCGACCCCAGCGGTGCTACCGCTGCTTGGAAAGGGGGCATCTGAGGGCGCAGTGCATCGCTGGGACTGACCGCAGCGACACTTGTTACCGATGCGGGCAGGTTGGTCATAAAGCGAAGGACTGCTCGGCTGCACCACATTGTAGTGTGTGTGCGGCAGCTGGTAGACCGGCGGATCATCGGGGGGGTAGTGGCGCATGCAATCAGCCCAGAAAGCCCAGAAAGAAGAGTGGCAAAGATGTCGATGGCCCCCGGGTCCCCTCGCAGTCTGCCAGCCCATCCATGAATAATCGGGCTGAGGAGGTTCAGATGACCGTTGGATAA